The sequence GCGATCTAGTCACCCATGAATACAAGCTTCATCAATGGAAGGAAGCTTATCAGGCGATAAAAAGCGGAGAAGCGATAAAAGTGCTTTTAAAACCAGAGTAAAGCAAAAACTGCAACGGAGGGACAGAATGGTTGAACATTTGCTAGATTTTATGCTTGGGCCGCTTAGAGGACTGGGGCGCTTTTATTTTGAACACCAACTCATCTTTAATACGCTTATTGTGGCTATTGCGTTCGCCAACATCGTCCGCCATAAAAAAAAGCCACAGCATAACGAGTAAAGCGATTTAGGAGGAAGGCGAGTGGAGGCTTTAAATTTATACGGCACAGGCGATATCCGCTTTGAGCAATCGCCAAAGCCAACGATCGCCAATGGCAATGAAGTCATCGTCCGCGTGGAAACGGCAGGGATTTGCGGATCAGACTTATCCCGTTATAAAAAACTAGGGCCTTATATTTCCGGGACGACGTTTGGCCATGAATGTTCAGGTACAATTGAGGAAGTAGGCAGCAATGTCAGCCATCTAAAGGAAGGAATGCGAGTCGCTGTGTGCCCCGCTCTCCCGTGCGGCGAGTGCACCCAATGTCGGCAAGGGGCTTTTTCACGATGCCCGTCGCTAACCGTTATCGGAGCTGTCCAGCCAGGGGCGTTTGCAGAATATGTGAAGTTGCCTGCTGAAAATGTCCTCCCATTGCCGAATGAAATCGATGCTGATACGGCAGCGTTCATTGAGCCGGCTGCTGTTGTGGCACACGGTTTTTACAAGACGGCGATCGAACCAGGAGCAGATGTGGCCATTATCGGCTGCGGAAGCATCGGCTTGCTTGCCATTCAATGGGCAAAATTGTTTGGTGCCAGATATGTATACGCAATTGATATCGATGAACAAAAATTAAAAGTGGCCAAAGAACTTGGCGCCGACCAACGAGTGAATCCACTTGATGGCCCAGTGCATGAACAAATTCACGATTTCACTGCTGGAGAAGGGGTAGATGTGGCGATTGAAGCAGCGGGCACTCCGGTTACTTCTGCCCAAGCATTAGCATTGCCGAAGAAAGGCGGAGAAGTTGTTTTTCTTGGGATTCCATACGGGGACGTGACAATCGAGCGTTTTTACTTTGAAAAAATTGTACGGAACGAATTGCGTGTCCATGGTTCTTGGAATGGGCTGTCCGCCCCATTTCCGGGCAAAGAATGGAAAACGGCGATTCACTCTATGCAAACAGGAGCAATACAAGTAAAGCCTCTCATTACACACCGGTTGCCTTTATCCGATGGGCCATTTGTTTTTAAGGAAATGGCCAGCGGTTCCCCTGGGTATATAAAAACGTTGCTTTACCCAGGAAAAACGGGGCCAAAAGAACGAGCCATCAATCATCTGAAATAGCGTTTGTTCGCCAAAGTATGTCAAGACGGTTCGATTTCCCAGGAAATAAAGGCGAATTTTTAGAGATAAACAGTTTTGATGATGAACGAATGTAATGGCGTTGGAGTTAAGCCCTGGCTCTTATGCCTGTTAACTAATTTTTTCTTATTTTCGTGTGGGCAGTTGACAGATTGGCTTTCATATGCCATGATAACGTCAAATAAAAGAAAGGAAAAGGTACCTCAGCCAATGAAGCAGTAATTCTATCTACAAACAGTAATTAAACATCCATTGAACGAGCGTTTATGTCCGCTCCATGAATATGGCGATTAATTATGTTTAGAGATGGGATTCGTCTGCTTTTTTGATAGAGGTGCACGTATACTGCGATTTTTTCTGCCCGTATAGGCAAAAGTAGGTCGTCGTATGCGCACATTCCTGCGGACGGACTCTCTCTAACATATAGAGGGGGTTTTTTTATGTTGTTAATGAAAGCAAAAGAGATTAAGAAAAGCGTTGGTGCACGGGAACTGTTGAATATTAAGGCGCTCTATCTTTATGAAGGCGACCGGGTCGGGCTTGTCGGAAACAATGGCGCAGGCAAGTCGACGCTTTTGCGCATACTGGCCGGTGAGGGGAAGGCTGATTTGGCGACTGTTGAAACGTATGGCTCAGTCGCTTATGTGCCCCAGCTAGAAAACGAAAATGAGGCAGTTGCAGGAGAGTTGGCCAGCAAATGGCATGTCCCAGATGGAAGCGTCCAAACAATGAGCGGCGGGGAACAAACACGTAAAAAAATTGCGGCAGCTTTAGCATCCGATCCGCATATTTTTATTGCCGATGAGCCAACGAGCCATTTGGACATCGATGGAATCGAGCAACTAGAGAAAGAGCTAACGGCTTTTAATGGTGCAGTGCTGTTAACTTCCCATGATAAAGTATTGGTTAATAAAGTGTGTACGACGATTTGGGAACTGGAAGATGGCTGCCTCACTGTATATGAGGGAAATTACGATCATTATCTTAAGCAAAAACAGGCCAACAAGCAAAAAGCACACAAAGAATACGAAGCATTTGTCCAAGAAAAGAACAGGCTGGAGCAGGCAGCCAAACAGATCCAAGCAAAGTCTGCGAAAATTAAGAAAGCACCGAGCAGGATGGGCAATTCAGAAGCACGGTTGCATAAACGGAGTTCAGGTGTTCAGAAAGCAAAGCTAAACCGCGCTGCTGAAGCAATGCGGACGAGAATCGAGCAGCTTGAAGTGAAAGAAAAGCCGAAGGAGGTTGAGCCGATTCGTTTTGATATGGCACAATTTCCTATTCTTCATAGCAAACGAGCGGTCCAATTCCAAGGCTGCCCTGTACAAATCGGCGCCAACATTCTAAAAGCAAACGTTCATGGAGAAGTGCCGACAGGGGCTAGGTTGGCGATTATTGGACCGAACGGATCGGGAAAAACAACGCTTGCCCGGCAAATTGCTGACCGCAGCGGCGGCTTGTATGTAGCAGCACCAGCTAAGATCGGATTTTTTCAACAGCAGCAAGAAAACTTGCACGAAGGAAAAACCGTTTTAGAAAATATGATCGAAGACAGCCCGTATACACAAACGTTCATCCGCACAGTCTTGTCAAGGTTGGCATTTTCCAGAGACGAAATCGATAAGAAAGCGGCTGTGTTGAGCGGCGGTGAGCGAGTACGGGCTTCCCTTGCCAAGGTCTTCCTTTCAAATTGCAATGTCCTTGTCCTTGATGAACCAACGAACTACTTGGATATCGCGACGAAGGACTCACTGTTAGAAGTGCTGAAGGCCTACCCTGGGACGATTTGCTTTGTTACGCACGAACGAGCACTGATTGATGACCTAGCGACCCATATCCTTTCCTTCGCTGACGAGGAACCGACCGTAACAATGGTTGCGCCTAATAAAAAAGAGCAAAAACGAGACAGCGCTGAAGAAGTAAAAGCGGCCTTATTGGCAGTTGAACTGAAATTGTCGGAAACGCTCGGTCGCCTTTCGACAGCAGTCAATGAGCACGAAAAGCAAGAACTGGACCAAACCTTTCAGCAGTTGCTTGCTGAAAAAAAGCGGCTTTTGCAGTGAAGAATTGCAAGTTGACTCAAGCAGGTTTTGCGCAAAACCGTGTCGGTATGTAAAAAAGGATTACGGGTTTAAATAAAATACGGGAAAGCATCGAAACTGGGTGAACCATTAAAAGGTTTACCCAGTTTTTTGTATGGAAGAGGAACAGTCCAAAATTCCCTTCCGTTAAAACGTTGATAGGATGCTAGGGAAGATCAATGATTGAATAAGTGCACGTGCGGATTTATGTAATTTTTTTATTGTCATTCTTATAGGTTGATTGCTTAGTTAAGGGGGAAAATCATATATAACGGAGAGTTAGTTTAATGACGATGCATGAAAATAGTAAACTGGTGATTGGTACAGGGGATTACAACAACAACCCAACATGGTTGCAAACTCAAAAAACAGAATTGAGTTTATTAAGGCGAGTAAATTGAAAGAAAAAGTTTGCACCCCGTACGATAAGCGCAATTTTGGCGTTTAAGGGCGGGAATCTACGGGCTTTCATTATAGATGGCGATGTGGAAAGTGCTCTTCAACCGAAATGTAGTGGTTTTTCATCGCCGTTTCAGCTGGTCATTTTGAATAGAAGAATGTTCGCTCGTTAGCTAGCTTCAGCAAAGGAACATAGCCGATGTTTGAATGATGGCGGGCAGCAAAAACTATGCTACAATACGTGATAAGTGCCCACGATGTTCGCTACTCGCGGTGTACTTATTTTAACTGTAAGGCGGGACAACCGATGTATTCTTTTGTGCTTCTGCTCGTATTGATCGCCGTTTTGTGGTATGCCTATCAGAAAAACAAAGAAACGTTCAAACAGCTTTCAATTGGGCAAACTGCCGGTGTTTTCGTTGCGTATGGCGCTGCGGTCGCTATCATTGTGGCTGCGCTCTATTATGTGGTGCAGCCAGTAACGGAGCCGATTGCCAATGAGCTGCTAAAGCTAGCTGCTCGCTTTGGGTTGCTCATTATTGTATTGTTTGTTTGCATGTTTTTCCTAGAAAAAGTACTTAAAAAGATTACGAATGGCGCCTTTCCACCAAAAAGGAGATAAGCTACGTTCTACACGATTTATTCGTACATCGTAGGAAGGAAGAGTCAATTCCACTCATTAAGCGGGAGGGCATCCCGGTCTTTTAGCAACCACAGCCCTTGCCAAGCAGCAATTGGGCTATGGTTGTGGGTTGATAGGCGATTACGGTGACCGCAATTCTTCTTCTGTTACCCATTTATGGTTTTGTACTCTTTCGCCATCTGCCTCAAAATCAACCATATAAACCGTTGTCTGTTCACTTGAATCAATGACTGCTTCGGCTCCATCCATCCCTTCCATATGATCGGCGTTTATTACAACCGTATCGCCAGGAGCATAAGCTTCCTCTTTATAACCTTCCAACTCTTCATGTATGACCCATTTATGGTTTTCAACAGGTGCTTCCCCCGTCGTTGACGTATACGATACAGCATAAGCCGTTGTTGTATAGGCGCCGACAATGGTCGCTTCCGTTCCTTTCATTCCTGGCATATGGTTAGCTTCCATCGTTGCTTTGCTCCCGACTGGATAGGAAGGATTGTCTGCTTCCTTTAAGCCTTCAGGTACTTCACCAGAACTTGAATGGTCCCCATGGTGGTTCTCGCTGTTGTGGTCGCCTTTCTCTTCATGAGCTGGTTGTTCAGGCTCTAGGTTGTCCGAACCAGCACCGCAACCTGCCAAACTAACGGCCAGTGCAGTACTTGTTATTAGTAATCGTTTCCTCATCAAAATGCCTCCTTTTCCATTCTCTTTTCATATTATACCCTATAGGGGTATATGAAAAACACCCTTTTTTCAGAGAGATCCTGTTTTAGATAGAGGCGGAAGTAGAGAAAGTGGAAAAAGAAGCTCGCCCCATTTTGAGGCATAAGCTTCCTTGTTGAAATGGGGATAGTTTAACTCACGGTATTTTCCAAAATCGTAATCCGCCCGTTTGTTCCGTCTACTTCTACTTCTGCTCCGATTGGCACACTGGCTTTGTAGTAACCATGTCCTGATTGAAGATTCGTGACAAGTGGTTTGCCTAAAGGCACAAGAAAACCGGAAATCAATTCGTCATAGCTTGTGTTGTAGGCGATCGGGCAGCTCGTGCATGTGCCCATAATAATCGCTTCGCAATCAGCGAATTTGCCAGCAGCTTCGAGGTGTGCCAAATAGCGGTAGACAGTATTGACTGGTTCATGCGTATCTTCTAAAAAAATGACTTTTCCGGCTGTATCAATTTCATAAGGCGTGCCAAGGCTGTCAACAAAAGAGGTGAGGTTGCCACCAACAAGCGGGCCTCTTCCTCTTCCATTAACGAGGCCGTTAAGCGGGAAGCCAGGTGGGTTTTCTAGAAGGCGTGGGCTTGATGGCATCATGGTTGACGAGAAGAACTGGTTGAAATTGTAGTCAGGCGTGCCGTTTTGAAAATCAAGCAAAAGCAAACTATGGAAGCCAATCAAGTCTGCATCCTGGTAAAGCACGTTTAATAAAATCGTAATGTCGCTATAGCCTGAAATGATTTTTGGATTGGCGCGTATGGTATCAAAATCAAGGTATGGAAAAATGCCAGCAACGCCTACGCCGCCTCGTGTCGGCAAAATCCATTTAATCGAAGGGTCTTCGATCATCGTCATAAAATCACTGGCGCGGTCTTGTGGCGGACCAGCTAAAAATCCGGTACGGGCATAGACATGTTCGCCGAGCACAGGCTGGAAGCCGAGCCCCCTTAAGTAAGCAACATTCGCATTTATCGCATCATCAGAGCGGGGGCTACCAAGAGCGACGATCCCAACTGCATCCCCTTGCTGTAAACGCGGTGGTTTTTGGGCCATAGTATACCTCCTTTGCGGCGTCCTTGCTTTTGCATGTATATGTGGAGGAGGCCTGCACAAAGAACAGCAAATCACGACCATTTACATCCAAACAAGCGAAAGCCCTGCACACTAATTAGTGCAGGGCTCAAGCGCACACGTTCATTTGTCTCGTGTATGCTTTGCAATTGTTGCTCAACAACTTCCTTTGAGCAAAACATGTTTCTATAATTAGTCTGAGTCGATTTTAACGAGTGCGGATTTTCTCGATTTCGTCAGCGACAAATTGTACATGTGGGCCAATAATGACTTGAATATTATGGTTGGATACGACATTAATGCCAGGAATGCCGGTGCGTTTAATTTTTGTTTGGTCGACTTGAGCCATATTTTTGACTTCAACACGTAAGCGGGTGACACAGTTCTCAATTGAGACAACATTACGATCACCGCCTAGTCCATCATAGATCATGGCCGCCATCGCTGTATACTTGCTCTTGTCTTGAGCGTTTTCAGTATCCTCTGGCACTTTTTCTTCATCGTTCTCCTCTTCACGCCCAGGCGTCATCAAATTAAATTTGACAATCGTAAAGCGGAATAGCGCGTAATAAACGACAGCAAAGCCAAGCCCTTGCACAAGCAGCATCCATGGCTGGTTCGCTAGCGGCAGCCTTGAGCTTAAAATAAAGTCAATTAGTCCGGCGCTAAAGCCAAATCCAGCTGTCCACTGAAAATAGGCGGCAATGGCCAACGATAAGCCGGTAAGCACCGCGTGTATTACATAAAGAACAGGTGCTACAAACATAAACGCGAATTCAAATGGCTCGGTCACACCTGTGAAAAACGAAGCAAATCCTGCAGCGAGTAGCAACGACGCTGTTTGTTTTTTGCGTTTCGTTTTCGCCGTATGGTACATTGCTAGCGCTGCGGCTGGAAGACCAAACATCATAACTGGAAAAAAGCCAGCTTGGTACATGCCTGTAATGCCTTTTTCACCGCTTCCAGACCAGAAATTCGCAATGTCATTGATGCCAGCAACGTCAAACCAAAAGACGGAATTTAAGGCATGGTGAAGACCAGTTGGGATGAGAAGGCGGTTAAAAAATCCATATACACCAGCGCCTACATAGTGCAAGTTGCTAATCCACGTTCCAAATGTGACAAGGCCAGAGTAAACAAATGGCCAAACAATAAAAAGAACGGCAGAAATGAGCAACATTGAAGCTGCCGTCATAATCGGCACGAGCCGTTTTCCGCTGAAAAAAGCAAATGCGGCCGGAAGTTGGACATGGCTGAAACGGTTATACATCATAGCAGCGACAATACCGGATAAAATCCCAATAAATTGCGTCTGAATCGACCCAAACGCAGCATTGACGTTTTCGGGGTCCGAGCCTGTCAGCAATGCAACTGAATCGGTAGACAACAAGTGGGTCACAACGAGGAAAGCAACGAGCCCGCTTAGTGCAGCTGACCCATCACGCTCCTTTGCCATACCTAAAGCGACGCCGATCGCAAACAAAAGGCCCATGCTCGGCCCGCTCACAAGAGATTCGCCTGCTGCAATTAAAAAGGCAGCGACGGGATTGCCTTCTCCCCATCCGCTCGGGTCCATCCAATAGCCGATTCCCATTAATATCGCAGCTGCAGGCAACACGGCAACTGGCAACATCAATGAGCGCCCTATGCGCTGTAAGTAATTCATCATTAACCATCCATCCTTTTTTAAAGTAGTGTTTGTTGTAACAGTCTTTTCAACATACTGATGGCAATAAGGAATGGCGGAGGTAGCGCATGGAACCGTAATGACTTAACGCCCCCAGCCAGCATGAATGGAATGATCTCCATAAAAAAATCCAAACAGCAGCATAAAACATGCTGCCATTTGGATAATGCCTGGTTTTTCCCAGTAACACGCCAATTGTCTATTAAGTTCGTTTAATAAAGCAAACGCCAAATATGCAACGTTAAATAGAGCTCTTCATTAGAGGAGAGTTCCCAGCCATACTGCTTATGAAGGATACGGCCAATTTTTGTTGCACATTGATAGGCTTTTTTGTATGTTCCTTGGATAAGTTCAATTAATTCAGGGTCAAACTGTTTGTATTCGACCTTCTCTTGGTGAAGCTGGCGTAAAACAAAGTACCTTAAATGCGTGAGCAGCCGCAAGTAATCAAATGATTCTTCATTTAGCTGGAGCTCGTAATCGAACTCAATGATTTTGACAATCCGGTTGATCACTTCTGTCATTTTTACTGTTTCTTTCATGTGCCGTTGTTGCCCTTGGGCATTCACAAAATGGTACGTTAAAAACGACTCTTCGCTTTTCGGCAATAGCACATCTAATTCGTCAAAGACAATCCGAACCGCTTCTTTTGCAGCCTTATGCTCCTTTGGGTAAAGGCGATCAAGCTCCCACGGATGGGAGTGGGGGTAATCGATGCCATCTAACGTTCGCTGAATCGCGTAATTGAGATGGTCGGCCAGCGCTAAAAACAAATGGTCGCTTAACTGAACGCCAATAATCGTTTCTGCTTTACGGATCATCGCCGCTGCCACTTCGAAAACAGCAACGGGAATGTTGTCAATTAACTCTGAAAAGGGGTGAGTGCTAGAGCCTGCCGCCGAATATTTTTTAGTGACCAATGTATCATCAATCGCGTCGCCTTTTTTGCGGTTAAAGCCAACGCCTGTTCCAATGACAACCCATTCTAAGCCAGCAGCATCCTCCACCAAAGCAATATTGTTATTAAACGATTTGATGAGGTTCATGCGATGCCTCCCTAGCCATCAGAGCGGCCATAGCTGATGCCTGATCGGATCAGTAACACGTACGACCTTGTTTGTACGTATTATAGTACATGAAAGCATTTCCGTAAATAGCGAGAAGTGGAAGTGAATGCTAGCTGTAGTGCAAAGGGACAGCATTTCTTGCAACCGCAGCCACTATCGGGGTACTGTCCGCTAAATAGGTGGCTAGCTAGGAACGTTTCGGCCAAAATGTATAGGACCATGAATAAATTGTGTCGATCAAGAAGATCACACCCCAAAGCATGGAAATCGAGTGGATCGTTTCATTCGGATAAGGGCTGTTAGTTGGATTGTACGATTCGCTGCTTAGCCAAGACAAATCGCGTACATAAGAAAGCGCGTCGTCCCAATTGTTCGTACCAAGTGCGAAAAACACCGTTTGCGCAATGAGAAACACCAGCAAATGGGCAAAGGAGGAACGGCGGTACATCCGAGCTTGATAACTTGGATCCTTTTGTTTTGC is a genomic window of Shouchella clausii containing:
- a CDS encoding galactitol-1-phosphate 5-dehydrogenase, translated to MEALNLYGTGDIRFEQSPKPTIANGNEVIVRVETAGICGSDLSRYKKLGPYISGTTFGHECSGTIEEVGSNVSHLKEGMRVAVCPALPCGECTQCRQGAFSRCPSLTVIGAVQPGAFAEYVKLPAENVLPLPNEIDADTAAFIEPAAVVAHGFYKTAIEPGADVAIIGCGSIGLLAIQWAKLFGARYVYAIDIDEQKLKVAKELGADQRVNPLDGPVHEQIHDFTAGEGVDVAIEAAGTPVTSAQALALPKKGGEVVFLGIPYGDVTIERFYFEKIVRNELRVHGSWNGLSAPFPGKEWKTAIHSMQTGAIQVKPLITHRLPLSDGPFVFKEMASGSPGYIKTLLYPGKTGPKERAINHLK
- the abc-f gene encoding ribosomal protection-like ABC-F family protein, whose translation is MLLMKAKEIKKSVGARELLNIKALYLYEGDRVGLVGNNGAGKSTLLRILAGEGKADLATVETYGSVAYVPQLENENEAVAGELASKWHVPDGSVQTMSGGEQTRKKIAAALASDPHIFIADEPTSHLDIDGIEQLEKELTAFNGAVLLTSHDKVLVNKVCTTIWELEDGCLTVYEGNYDHYLKQKQANKQKAHKEYEAFVQEKNRLEQAAKQIQAKSAKIKKAPSRMGNSEARLHKRSSGVQKAKLNRAAEAMRTRIEQLEVKEKPKEVEPIRFDMAQFPILHSKRAVQFQGCPVQIGANILKANVHGEVPTGARLAIIGPNGSGKTTLARQIADRSGGLYVAAPAKIGFFQQQQENLHEGKTVLENMIEDSPYTQTFIRTVLSRLAFSRDEIDKKAAVLSGGERVRASLAKVFLSNCNVLVLDEPTNYLDIATKDSLLEVLKAYPGTICFVTHERALIDDLATHILSFADEEPTVTMVAPNKKEQKRDSAEEVKAALLAVELKLSETLGRLSTAVNEHEKQELDQTFQQLLAEKKRLLQ
- a CDS encoding YdhK family protein; protein product: MRKRLLITSTALAVSLAGCGAGSDNLEPEQPAHEEKGDHNSENHHGDHSSSGEVPEGLKEADNPSYPVGSKATMEANHMPGMKGTEATIVGAYTTTAYAVSYTSTTGEAPVENHKWVIHEELEGYKEEAYAPGDTVVINADHMEGMDGAEAVIDSSEQTTVYMVDFEADGERVQNHKWVTEEELRSP
- a CDS encoding S66 peptidase family protein; this translates as MAQKPPRLQQGDAVGIVALGSPRSDDAINANVAYLRGLGFQPVLGEHVYARTGFLAGPPQDRASDFMTMIEDPSIKWILPTRGGVGVAGIFPYLDFDTIRANPKIISGYSDITILLNVLYQDADLIGFHSLLLLDFQNGTPDYNFNQFFSSTMMPSSPRLLENPPGFPLNGLVNGRGRGPLVGGNLTSFVDSLGTPYEIDTAGKVIFLEDTHEPVNTVYRYLAHLEAAGKFADCEAIIMGTCTSCPIAYNTSYDELISGFLVPLGKPLVTNLQSGHGYYKASVPIGAEVEVDGTNGRITILENTVS
- the nagE gene encoding N-acetylglucosamine-specific PTS transporter subunit IIBC translates to MMNYLQRIGRSLMLPVAVLPAAAILMGIGYWMDPSGWGEGNPVAAFLIAAGESLVSGPSMGLLFAIGVALGMAKERDGSAALSGLVAFLVVTHLLSTDSVALLTGSDPENVNAAFGSIQTQFIGILSGIVAAMMYNRFSHVQLPAAFAFFSGKRLVPIMTAASMLLISAVLFIVWPFVYSGLVTFGTWISNLHYVGAGVYGFFNRLLIPTGLHHALNSVFWFDVAGINDIANFWSGSGEKGITGMYQAGFFPVMMFGLPAAALAMYHTAKTKRKKQTASLLLAAGFASFFTGVTEPFEFAFMFVAPVLYVIHAVLTGLSLAIAAYFQWTAGFGFSAGLIDFILSSRLPLANQPWMLLVQGLGFAVVYYALFRFTIVKFNLMTPGREEENDEEKVPEDTENAQDKSKYTAMAAMIYDGLGGDRNVVSIENCVTRLRVEVKNMAQVDQTKIKRTGIPGINVVSNHNIQVIIGPHVQFVADEIEKIRTR
- a CDS encoding PRD domain-containing protein is translated as MNLIKSFNNNIALVEDAAGLEWVVIGTGVGFNRKKGDAIDDTLVTKKYSAAGSSTHPFSELIDNIPVAVFEVAAAMIRKAETIIGVQLSDHLFLALADHLNYAIQRTLDGIDYPHSHPWELDRLYPKEHKAAKEAVRIVFDELDVLLPKSEESFLTYHFVNAQGQQRHMKETVKMTEVINRIVKIIEFDYELQLNEESFDYLRLLTHLRYFVLRQLHQEKVEYKQFDPELIELIQGTYKKAYQCATKIGRILHKQYGWELSSNEELYLTLHIWRLLY